The Festucalex cinctus isolate MCC-2025b chromosome 10, RoL_Fcin_1.0, whole genome shotgun sequence region TACGCTTTCCAGATACATCTgcctgtatgtgtttgttttccaTTAAACTAACTCAGAGGAACTAACTGGATGTCCTGTTTGGTACCaaagtttcatccaaaagaaagttttacttaaaggggaagtcaacctttaacatttcttgacaataatatgttatatgtgacctcacatgacattctgattaatattacatttttggaatatgaattaagcagcaaagtcCAGCCGTTCTTATCTATCTtagtcagggggcggccatttttccacatgctgtcaactgaagatgacatcccagttgctcagggttcaggcaacgaccaatcacagctcacctgttttctgaagctgcgctgtgattggctgagacctgagcaacatagcttcagtcgacaagtggcaaaatggccgccccctgagatggattttaCAGCtggattttattcattttccactaacgcaatattaaccagaataccatatttgtttgtttgtttgtttgtttgttagtttatttaacatataaacataaacaagtagcagttaaaaatgtaaaataaagaaGAAACTTATTACAATCATTCAAAatggtttacatgttcaaaaatatttatttagacTAATGGTggtgcgtaaaaaaaaacaaaaaaaatggttgacttcccctttaaaaagtgtTAAGTTCGACACTACATCAAGAAATGTGGTTAAATCTGCTTTACCTGTCCATTTATCCAATTATATTTCctgtgaaccaatggcaggtgAGCCGGAGACGTGTGCTAGCACGACCTCCTCCGTGTTGTCCCGTCACTTCCAAAGAAAGCCTTTGCCACTGGTGGGCGGGGCGCCGTGCATGGGCAATCAAGGCTACTGCGACAAATTCCACATTTGCCGCCTGCTGGACGCAGACGGCCCCATCGCCAGACTGAAGAACTCCTTTCTCAACCTTGATGAATTTGAAGACTTGGGAGAGTGGATGAAGGTAATATGGAAGTGGAACTTAAAAAGTGTCAAAGCAACTTCTTTCTTTATcaaactgaacaggaagtggccctGAAGTGTGTgaaaatcaataggaagtggcCCAAATTGAACAGGGAATGACCTGGAAGTGaaccaaagaaaaagaagaagaagaagaaaacaggaagtgcacAAGAAGGCAATGCAACAAGGTTTTCTCGGTTTTGAGCAGTTTTAGTGAGACCACAGCACAGTTCCAATTAGATTAGCGTTTAGCAGAACAAGAACCTCATCCAAAGctgaaagttgaatgaaaagaaTCTTCAAAGAGAAACGCTAGCTCAACATGTCAGCTAAATATCCTTAAAGTAATCTCTCTTTAGATGTTTGAGTCTAAGGTAGCGACTTTAGATCTTCTTGACAGCATGGCGAATCTGGAATGCACATCCGGGTAGCACCTCAATGAGCTGTTTCTACAACCCTCTCTATGGAACACCTCCTGTTCTTTGACAATGTTTGTAGTAGTAagagtcttcttcttcttcttttggagGTGTTGGTAAATACCTGCAAATAAATGGATTTTTGTGTCCACAGGCTCACTGGTGGGCCATCTTGTTGGCTATCCTGACACTGTGTGCAGTCATGGGCTGCACTGTCTGCCTCTGTGGCCAAACGCTGGATACCAGAAACCTGGAGTGACTTACCTTGAACATGTATCAAACAAATTTAATTTATCTGGGATTTCATATCCCTTTTCCTGTAACTTCCTTGGAGACGCTGCTTTTGTTACTGAAATACTGAATTCagattaaatgtattaaaatggtATTTGATGAATCAACAACTGATATTTGCAATTGTTTGCTTAACCTGCTAGCCATTCGGAGGCTAACGGGTTAGCAATCTGACTAACATGTATAAACATTATATTCACAACGAACACACTCAAAACTTGTACAGATGTGAATTTGTCGTGTTCTGCATCTTAACACTCACAACCTACCTGAAATGAGAGGAAATAAATCATCACACAGGTGAGGATAGATATACCATGAATGAGATGAGTCAGTCTGTGGGCTACAGCAATCAATTGTTAGATAAGTTTATcagagctaactagctagcctaTCACAGATAGTATTAAaaccattaaaaacaaatatatagttttattttgtttacattatCACGTAATTTCACTTGCACAAATGCTatgggaaaatggatggatggatggtcggtGTAAAATGCAATGTCACTGCTCTTCAAGCATGCACACAATTTCTACACAAAGCATGTTTTTAGTAAATTAGTGTCTtctatgttctttttttcatgtCCATGTTATGGCAATACATGACGTGTTTTCGTGCAATGAATTGCCTGCTCACATGACAAGCATGTGTTATGGAAAAAGCTGCTGTTGCTGCCAACTGCAAGGGCCCCTGCATGCCCAACAGATGCTGGTGGTAATTTAGAGGGCCTGAAAAGTCCAAGGGAACTTTCCCTCCATTCTGTCACCATGTCCTTGTTGTCTTTGAACCCGAGTGCTAATGCAGCCTGTGATGGGTGTCCAGGTTTCCATCACATTAGTCTTATACTGGTGCAACACTTGAGCAACGTCATGAACTTTGGTCCAAATACTCCACATGGGCTTACCTCATGATGATACACTGCAGCAAAATAAAGTTAAAGTATCATGTTGGTTAAAACGATTTTACTGGATTCagacatcaatccatccattttctaaaccgcttattcctcactagggtcgcaggagcctatcccagctggcttcgggcaacacgtgaagataattgctgaaaacgtGAAGGCTGTCGTACTGAactgtttttcaccattttagttttactgtttgtttttgtcatagcGAATTGTGCtgataactttatttatttatttttttaatcatactaTGATGCAcctaacaacaaaaaataacttgAACCTTTGTTCATAATTCACATCCGTGTTTACAAGTTGCTTCATTTATTAGGCCCATTTCTACCGATACAGTGAGCAATtaactagctagccagctagctagacCTACACCACAAACATGCATTTTCCACAATTTACAAAGTAGTTTGGTGTCATTAATACCTAAGTGAGTAGGTGATGCCGGTCGTGAAGTCCTAGAGGCCTGTTAGCTTGCAAGCTAGCTGGTGGCTATAGCGTCTCTTGTTGTGGCCTGAAAGCCTCATAAAGagcctggtggtggtggtgtattTCCTCTGAATTATGCTAGATTTGGATTCTTTAGTAAGATGAAAAATGTCACATTCTCAAAATGGTCTCAATTATTAGCTTACATACACAAATTGATATTAATTTATTAGCATTTTTATCTTTAAAAGCCCATTTTTCTCATTCATTCTAATTCATAACCCAATTAGCCTTTTGACACTTTCTTGAGTCTTTTCCACCCTGAAgatataacaattaaaaaaaaatgtggtcacaagttataaaatattttgtatttaactagtaaagtcaaaataaatgacttggtTAATCTTCATGTATTGTAaacttgggtcagtttgacaACTTGCAGGGGCGTCACCGTTGCAAGGACAATCATAGATTATACCAAAGTAAATTAATTATTTCCACCTtatcaaaagcacaaaaaatgaggaCAAGTTGACCTCTCATGTGTTGTTTATTAAATATACACATTACCACAccacatatttacatttatgtaCAAGGATAACCGATTATATTTAAAGACAACCAAAAACATCAATTTCTTATTTACATCAAATCCTGTCTGTACAcggtttaaaaaacacaaaccccTGCAGTCAGTGCAAAAACGGAGTACGTACACATGTATTGAAGTTTGAAAATAAAGTCACAATGATTACAGTACCGATCTCTGAGCAGCTTTCGCCCACAAAAATgtgaattccttttttttttatgtgtaacttgtaaaacagaaaaattatAACATTATGTAGTGTGTTGTTTCCAAACGCAAACAAATAAACCTCTATCCATTCAGACACATTGCAATATATGGCTGTgttaaaatacagtacaatgtCCTGTACAATGTTAAATGAAGGACATAGATTATTATTTATAACCAAAGATTACTGTACTGCATTAGAAAATAACCAACACAACcatactaaaaacaacaatatccGGCATTTGTTGAGGTACCAGCCGAGTAATGTTTCACAGCGCAAAGGTGTAACTGAGTAGAAATACAGTAGTAATGTCGGTTTGTTGCCGTAGCAACAATAAAGCACCCATAAAAACACACAGCAACAAAGCGCTTTGTTGAGCTTAAGGCACACTGATCCAGTCCCACAGTCACATCACATGCCGTGCCGGGGGCCACAGTGGTGAATGCTTTGTTAATACAGTACAGAAAATACACCATTGCGTAGAACACCTTTATgaccattaaaaacaaaacaacaaaaacgtgtcCCTTTCGGCAGGTAACATTTATCTGTGGTTACATTTACATGGGCTTTTGATTCCATTTCAGACTGACTGGGTCAAAatgtctaaaataaaataagtgagGATGATTGACTACTAAGTTTGAGTTTGACAATATCTATAAATACCATCACAATAGGACATTAGTACCTCAAAAAATATTACTATATGACAAAGGTCATGACAACTCCTTTCGGCACCAATGACACACCAATTAATTacccataaaacaaaaaatagctgACACTATTAACATATataatgttttaaataaaaaaggacataTTCCTGTGGATATACACAACTCAGTGCgggcttttttttgtagtaagACACATCAATATACATTTACTAAGTGCTGAAAAGGACATAAGGCTGGTGAAGGTTGTTTTCTCCGCAATGTCAGTGGGCCTCCAAGGTTATTCTACAGATAAAGATGTTTTTATGAACAAAACCTtgaaaaaatgattattttgtcGACATAAAGCAGATGCAAGAAACGTATTTACCTTTTGGAAGCACGTTTTGTATCCGTTCGCCACGCGTCCTTACATTTGACAAAGGTAAGCTCCTGCGTCAAGTTGGAAGATTCTGGATCTTTTACACAAAACACAACCCTGGAAAACACATTTCGGTTGGTAATACGTAAATGCGCTTCCCACAATATCAACTGTCTTTTCGACTTACTTTTGCTGCGTCTCTCCGGCCCGGATGCGAATTTTGTGCACCTCCATGTTGGCGCCGTCGGAGTCACCGGACCACCAGGAGGAAACCATCTTCAACATGCTGGAGGCCGACCAGCCGTTTGACTCCTCCCACTTGAACGTCAACATCAACAGCTCGCCGATGTTCTTTTCGGTCACCAGCAGGAAGGAATGCGTCCTATTGGTTGATATTTTCTCCTTCCTGTCGGACATAACCGTCGGGTGAGGTGTTAATGTTTACCAGAGCAAGTCATAAATGTTACCCATGAAGCCAACACAAACCGTGTTGCTAATGTGACCTAAGTACGGTAATTCTCTTACAAGGAAGTTGGATGTTATTGCACACTCACAGCTTAAGCTGCAGGTTATCTGCCTCCCCTTTGGTCCCAAACAGCGAGACGGTCAGCGAGGGCTCCATCTCCGAGCGGTTCACCTTACTGGAGAAGTGGATCTTCAGCTGGTAGTGGTAAACTGTACAAGGAGAACTAGTAAGTATGTCAGCATATAATAGCACCATGCCAACTAAAAAGGGAATCCCTAGTGGCTGTGTGAGAGAGCGATGACATCACAGACATCCGATTGGACGCCTAATAAGTGCTTTGAGGCAATGCGGTGGCGTCCATTCCATTTTATCCATGATCATGTCTTTTAGGTCCAATGTTTTGATCATTAGAGCTAATCAAGTCATAGCTTGTTTAAACACATTGAAACCCAAAGAGTGCTAAAATGAGCAGAACAGTACCTCTCGGAATGCCACATAGGATACTTGGGTATTTTGCCAAAGAGCCCCAAGGCATTCTCACACTGCATTCCTGGCTAATTGGTGCATTAGAGGCTAAACAGTCGAGCTGGGATCAGCTTTGCCTTTCAGACTGAACTCGCCAAAAGCGGGACATTGCCATTACATATTTtgattgggactttttttttcgggTCACTGgattatttgtttcattttatttatctatttttttttttttgtattaattttattgtgtgctctatgtaaatgaacaaatataattgccattaatttcatgcaattgtgAGGAAATTTGCTATAGTAgggattaggggtgtgaattgcctagtacctgacgattcgattcgtatcacgattcacaggtcacgattcgattcgataccgattaatcccgatacgaatttataagtcgattgttgcgattttttttcattcaaatttagaaaatactaatcagtaagcttgtagagtgtaagatttatatgaaaatgtattatttatttatctgaaatttcagtcttatagaggttgtaatctgtttcatgtttgaacagcattaaaataaaatattaaggcttaatgttccgttcatacaacattcttccatgctcaaggtgtgaatcctaacccgaagtcagacgttttgttgaatatttttccattaaaaatggaagtttaaaaatcgattcacacacaaaaaaaaaaaccaaaaaaaaaaggcaatgatgataagacgttgaatcggtaagactaccgaatgaacaattctgagctcttaaaataaaaaaataaaaaataaaaaaataaaacgatttttttttttaatcgattcgagaatcgcgcgatgtagtatcgccgaatcgattttttttaacacccctagtagggaTATATACgtaggtctttttttattttattttttaaattttttagatgtcaatgttttttttattttatgtatcacAATGGTATCGccacttggtatcggtgagtactgaagaTTTGAGTATTGTATCGGtctaaaaaaagtggtatcgaacgtcCCGACTAAAAATATTCAGTAGTGACAGCACTTAATGCCTATCGACTGTTAAAGCTCTAGTGCagttatgtacagtattttacaGGAGCTGTCGAGATGCAAAACACTCACCTCTAAAGGGCATGGTAGCTCTGGTCTTGGTGTACATCTGCACGTTGCGCGCTTTGCGGACCTTGCTGATGTGGTAGCCCACCGTGTTGCAGCGGCTTTTGCGGCAGCTGAGGCACATGCCGCGGTCGAACCGGTCGTTgctgccgcagcggtaggccttgGCCGCCTCCTGCTCGTTCAGCAGAGAGTCGATGAAGAGGTGGATGGAGCGCTCGTGCTCGCACTTGACCGCGTCGGCGATGGCTGCGGGAGGAAATTTAGaactggtcaaaaaaaaaaaagaaaaagacaagtgGTTACGTTTGTCCTCTAAGCAAACTAGATCGCGAGCCAAGATTGTAGAGTGCCAATTTCTACAAAAGACTCATTTCAGCCATGTTTGCGCCCCTTCGCTACTGTTCAGCCTGCTTGTGAATGGGAACATTGTGTGAGTGGTGCTAACAATGTTCGCCACTAAAACCGATTAGTGACAAGCAATGTGGAGCAAAGCTGCTGGACTGTTATTGTTTAGACTATAATAACACACATGTGATGCCTTCTTAGGACACTGAGACTGACTCTAGTTCACGTACACAGTAATGCAATGTCAAATTACCTTTCGGGGATACTTATTTTAAAGTGTTCCATTCCTATAGTTACCATGTACCCTAAATTTGTACTCAAGTACAATAATATAACAGCTTCCGCTAGTCTAAAAAAacttatccatctcaagggggcggccattttgtcgctTGCTCTCTATTGAAAATGTCTGAGCTGCTCAGGGCTcaactaacgaccaatcacagctcaccttctATAGTCATGTcacgtgattggtcgttagctgagGTCTGAGCAACatttatgtcattttcagtcgacaacaaatggtaaaatggccgccccctgagatagacactttttttttaagtttagttttcctgacatttgacaaaaaaaaaaaaagacagcttgGCGTAGATACACATATATGGAGTGCCCCGCCCACCCCGTACACACAGGTACAAGCCATTCGTTCATGATTAGCCTTACTTCCTATAATAATAGTAGATCATGGGCATTAGGTAATTGGCTTGACGAGAAATATGTACACAAATAAGAGTGTAAACACAAAATTATGCACTACGAGAATTCATGCATTActgtaattaaattaaatacaaaaccaaaatatataaataaaaataattaaaaaaatctatatctaaaaaataaaataaaaataatgaaaaaaaaataaaaattaaataaatataaataaaatatataaaataaaatgaaagaataacaataataaaataaaaataatgaaaaaaataaaataaaaataaatataaataaaatgtataaaataaaattaaaataaaataaataaatgaaaaatcataaatacaaaacaaatgaaaaggagTAGGGGAGCCTTATTGTGCCACATGGCGACGTATCCTTGTGCAAACTAGTTCGTCACTTGTAATCCCCAAAATGTCCACATTTCGGATTTACCACAAAAGGTAACAATCTCATTCACATTTGAACGGATTTCAATTAATTTTGTTTATGGCTACAAAATTCATCAGTATGCAGGGATCCACTGTGTTCCAAAATTGTTTGATGATAATTTGGGTTTGTTCATTTGCaagatatataatataataacagTATTTCTTACCCAACACCCCAAATTTGGCGATCTTCTCCAGAGCGTCTCTCAGGTTGCAACCCGGCTGGAAGCTGCCTCCGTTCGGGTAGATGTCCACGTGGCCAACGGGCTGCTGGATGCCGATGCTGAGACCCAGAGAGCCTCGGGTGAAGGTGTGGAGGACGTCCACGAAGCCGGCGTCATCTGGGGAGAGGCGCCCGTGGGCGTGCTTGCCCTCAAAGTCGGGCCCGGCCGGGTCCAAACCTGCAGAAGGAGACGGGGAGTGCCAGCGCTGACATAAGCGACTTTAATGTGTTTGGGGGACATGATGTTGATGCCTTTTAATTCAAACCTGTTATTCTTCCAACTTTGTTAGTCGCGTGGCTTCCTGCGAATCCTGCCACGTGAGCACCAAGACTGTATCCAATCAGATGCAGGTTGTCGAGAGGAATGTTGGTGGTTTCCTGTCAAACGCCCGTAATTAAAAATAGTAAAACTATTTGCCTtattcagagttatttaatAATAGCTCAAAGCCAGCGACTAATGGGAACGCGTGCgatagaaaatggacggatggatgctcCCACTGACCTCAATCCAGTCAATGAAGCGTGCCACctcctgccccaccactttggtGTTCTGGGCTGCGACCACGTAGTGTTTCTGAGCTGTACTGAGCCAGTCCACCACGATGACGTTGGCCAACTGCTCTCGCTCGTACAGCGCCGACACCAGTTTAGCCACCCAGCTTTCAAACATGCCACCCAACTGTTGAAGGTCAAAACACAACAAGAGTGCTTTTTGTAGAGCTGGATGATTATGGGAGAAATGATAATAGGACTATTTTGATTGATGATTAATAAATCGTGATTAATTGACATGATTACTCATTTAGCTCaaaattattactattactatactAAAAGTATTTATTCAACTACCAAAACTccacaatatatataaaaaataataaataccagTTATTCCTGCTGTGCACACCTTGGCCGcaaggggcagtgtggtgccatgaaCGCATGGAGATACATGCTTATATTAAGATAAAAATTGCAGAAAAGTAAGTTGCAATTCAATTTTATCAATAATACAACTCGTTTTACACATGCTAGGGAGCCTTTGAATATTGTTATATTACATGTGTGTCTACTACAGCATTTGTGTCTGAATATTATCATTAAAAGGAATATAATCCGAAAAGTGATGCAAATTTTCTATTAGACTGTCAAGTGGGATTTTACAGTAGCACTGGtgatgtttataaaataaagtttGTCTTGTATTTAAACACACAATGTGTGTAATTCTTATTGTtgcgtgtttattttttatgatcaaCTCCAACTGGGATCAGGATGCCATTAAAATAATAAGGGAGGGAGAAAAttacaatcaaaataaaatatttgcagaCATATGGTTTTAATTTGGAAAACTATGATCAACATTTTGCCTGTTTTGTGACATGTGATGGACCAAACCTGCAACTAAAGAAAAAATTAAttcatgtttgtgcattttATGCACTACCAATTtgaaaaaatgtcttttctttgcaaaaaaggataaaataaataaataaataaataaataaataaataataatacgttTCATTCATGACATGAACTGATAAAATAATGAAcagattaattattaaaataatggttTTATGCCACTTTCAACCAAAGCATCGTCGAATCTCCCCGACGCCTTCGCCTCAAAATCAGTACTGGCTTTTTAATGCGTGCTCGTGTCTCACCGTCCAGCCGTGGATGATGAGGAAGGTTTTGGCGGTGCTATTGAAGGCGCAGGCCACCAGAGAGTCGGCTCGGCCGGGGAGGATGTAGCACAGGTCATCTTCCGGGTGGGAGGGTCTGCGCAGGGAGAATCTGGCCACCGTTTGATTGGCGTCATGCTTCTGCTCAAACAAGTCTTTGATGGGATCCAGGAAGTTGCCTGTGTGGGGAGGAAAGGTTGGtatttaaaatgtctttttggtGGATGAGCTAACGTTCTGGCTGGAGAGGTTCGCCCCTTGTGGCCCCTTAAAGACTGGACTTCATGCTGGTCAGACTGAGCTCCATGGAAACCAGAGGCAGCTTCTCTAAGTTTCTGAGTGAGGAGTCAGCTGACTCAACTGGGGGGAGGGTGTGTTTGTGCAGAGTGGGGGTGGGTACACAGGCCCTCATATTTATGAGGGTGCAAACGtataatactgtactgtaattttaCAAGTTCCTACAGAAATCATACTAACCTGAACGCATCACAACTCAACTCTGCGTTAACgtccttcattattttttttctgcactaaAATGACGCCAAACACATCACATGCATGTCTTCTACGTTAGCGTGGCATTAGTTGTAGCTCAAACTACGTCACCAACTTTTCACACGCAAATGTTGACTGGGGGCTCTTTTGGCAACTCACCAAAAATAGAATCGGTCAGTTCTTGCTCCAAAGACGTCACATACCGAACTGCTGCGTTCAACACCACTAAGCAAAGAAAGCCAAGTCTCCAGGCTTTCATTGCTTTGACAACTTTGTTCAGAAAGTGTCTTCAACCGCGTCGGAAGAGTTAATAAATCCTAGTTTTGGCAATTTGTTTCAAATAATCCCGTTTCGTGCGTCGTGTTGCGCGCATGCAGTGCGCAGGCATGTGAACCACCTTGAACAGAGTCCGTGTCTTAAATAGAACCTGAGCCACCCCATTGGTCGTCAAGCTAAGGGCGGAGAATGGAAACATACTGTCGTTTTAAAGTCAATCATTATACACAGTGGGAGTGCAGTAAAAGCGCAGTCAACGACATGGTGACAAATTTAGATTTTGTTTAAACACCTAAGAGCACACAGTGAAAGCGTTTGGAATGAAGACAATTTACTATCTGTCTTTAGTGTTTGTACTTTACAGTCACCGCGGTGCTGTACTACAGTATATTAGATTTGTTTTATAacattgttttcactttttatgTTAAGCACAAGTTGAAAAGAGATAATCAGGTGTAACGTGGGGAATGTTATTATCACAAACAAAATTGCCTATGTACAGTACTAAAGTTCCAATTAACCCAACTGTGCATCCTCCCATTGCCATTTATACGACAAAATAATAGTGGTCAATTTAACAGTACCAGATTCGACACGTATGCTAGATTGAAATTGAGATGAAATCATTGTTATTTCACTACAtcaactttttgtgacatttttctttggTGTTGTAAAATAAGTGTTAGGGTAGCTAGCTAACAAGCTAGGCTGACATTCGGGCCTCAATCTACAgaacagctctttttttttttttttttttacttttttttttttttgtcactttactAGCATGTATGAATTACTTCACCTTCCATGCAATTCCCATCCCAAAACATCAGCCTCCAAATTGAACCACAAAACAAgacattattttctttctgttgttttttcccccccaaagctAAGCTCTCTATTTAGAGAAGATTGATTGAAAAAGATTTAAAGTATTTTCCGTAGGTGTGAAATATAAACATTGCAAGTAAGCAGAATTCATTAAAGTGCATTAATGTAATCTGAGCATCCCACCACGAGGAGTGCTTTGCTGTAATAAAGACAAATTGCAACGTAAACAATTGCTATCCGCAAGAGATTAGAAAACTTTGGTTCAAACACCTTCCAGACTTTTTATTCTGTTGCTTTTCCAAACAGTTGCTATCGCCTCTTCCCTGCATTCATTTGGAAAACAAGCATGCTATGCGGTGGTGGGATTTAGTTTGTCTCTTACAATGTGAGGTTAATTAAAGTTGCGGCATGCTAAGAAGATAACAGCGTGTCAGCAGTCACCTACTGCCGACTGACATTCCAGGACACAGGCTGTGAGGCTCAACACAAGGGCCCTTGAGGACACCTGGGGCCCCTTTTTCCTCACGTCACCTGCTGTTATCTTAAAGCACAAATAAAGCAAGTTGAGCCAAAGTCCAATGTTTAAAGAAATTAATATAGAATTTCAATTTAAGTTAtcaaatatttgtgaaaacatcccaGGAACCTTGTTGCTAATTGTCAATATCCAGCTGCTGCGATTGATTTTTATGGCATGTTGACATACTGCTCTCGTTTTATCATTCTCCAAAGTACCAACAGTACAGAACACAATGCCCATAAGAAAGGCCAACATGCCAGCTGCTCGCTGTGTGAGCGCTTACAACAGACATTGGATGCAAACACAAAAGTGGACGAGGTCATTGCTGAAAAGATACCAGCATGTAGTGAACAGTGTTTGCTGACAGCCTAAGCCATTACCAAAAGCACTGAGCTGCATTTAAAACTTACGTGAAATTGAATTAAATCATTCCCAGCAGTCTTTTTGTCTTTTCCAGTCGTTggcccaatcagatttcagtttCTCTTTGTTGTCATATAATTGTAAACTTCCCAAAGCCTTCATACTCCGGATTGTTGGCTAATGCCAAGGAGACACAAATGATTTttcaatttgttgttttttttaaaaccaataTTAGCTAATCACATTTCAGATTCAATAAACAGAGCTAGCTAGAAGCTAGTGATGTCAGCATTTTTAGCTACATTACGGGAAGCCAGTTGAGATTGATTAAGAAAGAGAAGCCAACTGTCAAGGTGGACATTGTGAGCATAAATTAGACAATGTTTGTAGCTAGCCGTTTTATTTCAATCCAGTAATGAATTTATAGCTacgtatagctagctagctagatcttAGCAATACAACACAGCTAGCAAAAGAGCATGGAGTTTGTTGATAAATAAGCATCTCCACTATTAAGTATGTTATTTAAAGGGTGCTGAGTGAATTATTTGTCAACAGAGTCTGTGTGTTGGAAAGTGTGGGGTTGCAATACTGAGGAAGGGCCACACCTGCCACTGATAACAATGCATTATATTTCTATTACGTTTTGTCCTCATTAGAGCTGCATTCTATCCCTGCGCCCAacatcagctgggataggttccggTCAGCCGGCTGGACATCTCACTTGCATTTGGCCTCCAATTCAGTGACATCACTCTTGTTCACACAGTTCTGTATTCCATATTATGTGGTTCGAGTGCAATCCATGTTCAATCTCCTCCCGGTGCGCATGC contains the following coding sequences:
- the lpl2a gene encoding lipoprotein lipase; translated protein: MKAWRLGFLCLVVLNAAVRYVTSLEQELTDSIFGNFLDPIKDLFEQKHDANQTVARFSLRRPSHPEDDLCYILPGRADSLVACAFNSTAKTFLIIHGWTLGGMFESWVAKLVSALYEREQLANVIVVDWLSTAQKHYVVAAQNTKVVGQEVARFIDWIEETTNIPLDNLHLIGYSLGAHVAGFAGSHATNKVGRITGLDPAGPDFEGKHAHGRLSPDDAGFVDVLHTFTRGSLGLSIGIQQPVGHVDIYPNGGSFQPGCNLRDALEKIAKFGVLAIADAVKCEHERSIHLFIDSLLNEQEAAKAYRCGSNDRFDRGMCLSCRKSRCNTVGYHISKVRKARNVQMYTKTRATMPFRVYHYQLKIHFSSKVNRSEMEPSLTVSLFGTKGEADNLQLKLKEKISTNRTHSFLLVTEKNIGELLMLTFKWEESNGWSASSMLKMVSSWWSGDSDGANMEVHKIRIRAGETQQKVVFCVKDPESSNLTQELTFVKCKDAWRTDTKRASKRITLEAH